In one window of Leguminivora glycinivorella isolate SPB_JAAS2020 chromosome 10, LegGlyc_1.1, whole genome shotgun sequence DNA:
- the LOC125230648 gene encoding inosine-uridine preferring nucleoside hydrolase-like, translated as MGKLKYKFWIVSSILLVFLVPISTGNIISKGKGNPKLIIDQDAGADDAMAIFMAFLYEKYFNGPSVIALTTVHGNVDEHQAFINTQRILDIADRREVPIYRGNNESLVTSVPSDGYFGADGLGDNNFGAVQPIKAQNVHAALGIIKLTNKYPGKVILVAIGALTNIALAVRLEPQLINRLSHLYVGAGNVYSENKTKAEFNAKQDAEAYHIIMQKAHPAKVTIVPFSQVRTRGVSRQWRQEVLGAIPTKIMRAQNAFERISVVKNDYLALLDPVVMGMALNRAIVGEVKYSQNSIILCGADRGINTNNFTTYEEANVNLINKVIDEEYKDLLLSIFTAELQ; from the exons taCTGGTAACATTATTAGCAAAGGCAAAGGCAATCCTAAACTAATAATCGACCAAGATGCCGGAGCAGATGACGCTATGGCTATATTCATGGCTTTTCTTTATGAAAAGTATTTTAATGG GCCATCCGTCATAGCATTAACGACCGTCCACGGCAACGTGGATGAACACCAGGCTTTTATCAACACTCAAAGAATATTAGACATAGCGGATAGACGCGAAG tacctatataccgTGGCAATAACGAATCTCTAGTGACCTCGGTACCATCTGACGGATATTTCGGTGCCGACGGACTAGGTGACAACAATTTTGGAGCAGTACAGCCAATTAAAGCGCAGAACGTCCACGCCGCTCTGGGTATCATTAAGCTGACTAACAAATATCCAG GTAAAGTAATTCTGGTTGCGATCGGCGCACTTACCAACATAGCTTTGGCAGTACGATTGGAACCTCAATTGATTAATCGTCTTTCACATCTATATGTAGGCGCAGGAAACGTTTACA GTGAAAATAAGACGAAGGCGGAGTTTAATGCGAAACAAGACGCGGAAGCATATCACATAATAATGCAAAAAGCGCATCCAGCGAAAGTGACGATTGTGCCCTTCTCACAAGTCAGAACAAGGGGCGTCTCCCGG CAATGGCGTCAAGAAGTCTTGGGAGCCATACCGACAAAAATAATGAGAGCTCAAAATGCCTTCGAACGGATATCGGTAGTCAAAAATGATTATTTGGCTCTATTGGACCCTGTTGTAATGGGTATGGCGCTCAACCGCGCAATTGTTGGAGAGGTGAAATATTCACAAAATAGCATCATTTTATGCG GCGCAGATAGAGGCATCAACACCAACAACTTTACAACATATGAAGAAGCAAATGTAAATCTCATCAATAAAGTTATTGACGAGGAATATAAAGATTTACTTTTGTCCATTTTCACTGCTGAACTTCAATAA